aagctatAACTCAGGAACTGCCAAAATCATGTTGCAATATAATAAGACTAAACAAAAATGCTTGGTGATATCATTACAGTCCTGGAGATAATAATGTCTTTGGAAAAAAAGTCTTACAATTTAgcaaaattaaatatatcataACTCAAACATGACAAAGCCATTGATCAATCCCAAAGAAAACAAAACTCTCCAACCAAAGGCTAAAAGAAAAGATACCAACCCATTTAGTCTCCCTTCTTCCTAAACGAGCAGCCCTCGGTTAGCCTTGCTCTTCCACCAGTGGGCTGGCACAAGATCGTTTGGCAGTTTCCACACACCACGACTGTCTGAGAGTGGCTGAATACAGTGGTACTGCATCAACATGGAAATCAAAACATCAAAATCACGAAGATCAAATCATTTGTTTGCACACAATTATAACTTCGCAATCAACAGGGAGGGAAGGATAAAACTTACATGTTGAAGCAACCTTGGCATTTCACATCCTACAACAAGACAGGAATACAAGAGACAaacaattaacaattaaaacTTGGAAAGGAAGGCACCAACAACGGATCAAATCAAGCGTGTGGTTCAACAAATGGGAAAATACACATAAGAGagaactaatataaaaaatagaataccaTGAAGAAAGAATTAGGAGACTGAACAAGACGCTTGAGCTTGTGCTTTCTCTTCTCAAGCTCAGCCGGAGGATTAAGCAAATCAATATCGTTCTGCAGAACCTACGCAGCACAAAATCACGGTAAATTTCAGTCACCGTTACTAAGGAAGGAATAAAACcctaaagaaaacaaaaaaattcgaaGGTATATAACAGAAAAGAACGTCGTCTTTGTATAAAACACACACACATCTACgaagaaatataaatacatacaaGAAAACAGATCTGAAGTTCTGAACACAGACCAAGAAGAAAGAGATTATACTTACCATgctgacaaaaaaaataagtagCGGCAGGAGAAACTCCGAAGAAGAGAACCCTAGGAATGTGGCAGCAACAAACTCAGAGTCTGGCTAAGTTTGGCTGCATCagataaaacaaaagaaagagaaggatgTAAGTAGTGATGCTTATATACAGAGGGTTTACTCTTACCCAGCCCAATATGACAATATATAATAATGGCCCATTTGTTAATAATATCTGATATCTCCTTTTCAAATTTTGTAGGCTCGGGTTGGGTTTTTCGGCTTAGCCCAACcgccaaaaaatattttgtaatttaatacATGTCAACCCAAACAGCCAAAATATTATAGAATACTGATAATATTTTTGTGTCAATCATGCTAACGTGTACAATTTGGCGCCAAATTTCATGCCCATTATATATTAGTAATGGGACAAGTGTAACGACTGacacgtgataagattgaaattataattttaatttgttttgttaagattaatttgaattataataatttgattaataaaaagataacaTGTCAtgtattgtttgtttttttttttaatttagtgttaACTGTATTAACTCTAATAGTTATTAATTGGTTTTAGTAATTTACTTTTTCcaataaatcagacatatatacTCAATGTGACTATAAATAACCTAGTAATACTTAGACCcactaacaaatttttatatattattttactgTCGAGTAAGGACATATCGAAGTCGACTTAAAATAAACAACAGATTATTAGAAAATTCTAATGCACAAAGTTCtccaataaacaataaataatttaaacaccactaaaataatattatatcaatgttaGTATATAATTCTACTATCATCGACCGTATTTACTATACATGACTCAttcttaaaagttattattCTACACACGTGTGTAGTCGTAATATAAATTCCGCTTGATTTCTCAATCAGAAAATTTAAGAAGATATAAACCTTCCCCTCGATCAGTTCATTCTCAAACATCTTTTGTCAAATAATTCTTGATTGAATAATGAATTTTATCAcattataaaacaaattaaatataaaagctaTTAGCACTTATAAAACTATTAAATCGCACTGTTTTTGATTCGTGCAAGGGTTTACTTattaaataaacttaaaatacgaacaaaatatatttttaaaatagacctagcatcacttgaaagaatcatgaaaaataatcaaCTAACCTTATCATCTATGAGAACCATTTCTATGTAAGCCGTTTTGCTCTTGGCAAATTTAGATGAAACTTTTCAGAACCTTATAATTCGtacctttatttttcaaattttttcatcaCATAATCTACCATAGGTAATATTATTGATAGAATCGTAGCTACTACCCATTAGGTATgaagaataaaaaacaaaagaagaactATACCTGAATTATGAATTTTCTAAATGAATTATAATGATAATTGTTCATACCATGATCCAACACCAAGGTCCAAGtccaaataagataaaaaggcACAATCCATGAGATTAGCAACCCTCCGCAACCGACCTCCTCGTATGAGGTCGGGTTCGACATAGGCTCCACCACAAGGAAGTCGGGAACGTGGATTGGCTGGCAGATAACACCTATTTGAATAGGTAACTGCCCTTAAAATCTCTCAATCCACTTCTAGGAGTCATATCTTAACtttcctaagataaagggatggttatcctccttaaaaggtagaactactccaacggtggttatgggttcaccactataaatacactaacacCCCTCAGGTATTTCTAAGTTTCCATACTCTCCAAACTTGCTCagacccttgctaacttaaacaTCGAAGTGTCTttacaggtaccacccccattccgttacacacacacacaagtcggacggaggctCCTAGACGGGAACCAGGTCAGAAGGCCTCCTCCTTTAAGCGATTGGGCCGACCTTACTAGTCCAGCCCACTAATCTCCGATTACCcatcgtaacattggcgccgttgccggggacccgagagatcaaccaGTAATGGCGGACAATTCACCTGAAGATGGCCACACAACATCCaattctgaacaagagaatctggacatTGGGAACAGCGATGCGAACGTAGCCCCTCACCAAGATGTGAACAACCAGCATAGAGAAGGTACCTCTGGGTTAAAAGTCCCAAAAGCAAACTCTTCTGAAGGGCGTGAATCAGGAAAAGAAGGACAACCTCATGCGGCCAATTTCATGGGATTGTTCCACGGCCACCAAGGACGTTTGGAACAACTGGAGCAGGAGTTAGAGCGACAGCGAGAGGCAGAGAGGAACTTGAGGAACGAAATAGAGCAACGAAAAGatttagaagaaaaactctTAAAGTTGGAGTCCTCCCTCAAAAGCTGGACCTCCCATAGCGACCGAGAAGACTCTCCCTTATGAGGAGTAGACCCGTTTAGTGAAGACATCATGAGGGCAAAAGTTTCAAGAAACTTTAAAAGCCCCGATATGGACTTCTACGATGGAACCACTGATCCAAAGCATCATTTGAGCAATTTCAAAAGTTGGATGTATCTAGCAGACGCCTCTGATGCCACTCGCTGTAAGGCTTTCCCGACAATCTTGACCAAAGtagcgatgaagtggtttgatAGTCTTCCCCCGAGGTCGGTCACCAGCTTCGACGACCTCTCGCAAAAATTTCTGATACGATTCTctatccagaaggacaaagtaAAGCACGCATCGAGCCTCCTGGGAGTAAAACAGGAAGTCGGAGAACCTTTAAGGGACTATATGGAAAAGGTCAATAAAGCCTTCTTAGAGATTCAAGACCTGTCCACGGAGGCCGTAATTATGGGCCTAGTAAATGGACTTCGAGAAGGTCTCTTCTCCCAGTCCATATCAAAAAGGCACTCGACTTCCctaagtgatgtacaggaaaaagccgagaagtacatcaacatggagaaaaatGCCAGACTCTGAGAATCGAGTTGGCGACCGGGACACTCTCACTcaacaaaagagaaagagagagagtccaagaaaaaagaagaggtcGGCCCTGAAAGGCCGAAGagatatcactcttatactcctctaagaGTTTCCCTAGTTGATGTATACAGGAAAATTTGCCACACTGAAAGGCTACCACCCCTAGGcccatcaaaaacaaaaagagggGAGTCGCAGTGACTACTGTAAGTACCATAAGATGTATGGTCACTCGACAAATGATTGTTATAaccttaaaaatgtgatagaaaagctggccagGGAAGGCCgacttgatagatatctcatggaaaggtcggacAACCATGGGAAAAAAAAGCGAGATGACGGCGATCGAAGGGATCCACCGCCACAGACCCCAGAAAGGCATATACATATGATCTCACGGAGATTTGGGGGAGGTGCACTTACAAAGTCATCTCGCAAGAGACATTTGAAGCAAGTCTATCAAGTCGAGAGCGAGGCCCCCGACCTCCCAACCATCtcattcaccaaagaagatgGGCAATGGGTCATCCCTGGACATGACGATCCAGTGGTGATAAGCATGGTCCTTGCCAATGCCCATCTTCATAGGATCCTAGTAGATCAGGGAAGCTCAGCCGACATCCTTTTTAAGctagcgtttgataagctgggGCTGGATGAAAAGGAGTTAAGAGCTTACCCTGACACCCTGTACGGACTAGGGGACACAccaataaaaccactaggaTTTATACCCCTCCACACGacttttggaaaaggggaaaatCCAAAACTCTGAGCATCGACTTCATAGTCGTCGACGTAGGGTTAGCTTACAATGCCTTAATCGGCAGAACCACCCTAAATCAGCTCGAAGCAATGGCGTTCACCCCTCatctttgcatgaaattcccaacacCAGAGGGAATAGCAACTATCCGGGGATACCAGAAATTGGcaaggaaatgctacaatgaaagcctgaaCCTAAGAGGAAAGGGCAAGGAAGTCCACACCATAGAACTCGATGGGGTCAGAGCTAAAGAAGAGCTGCGGCCGCAACTGGGAGAAAAATTGAGGAAGTACAAGTCAGAGAAGAGGAAGGGAAAAACACCAACACAGAAGCCAGCTTAGATGGAGACCTAAAGCAAAGGCTGATAAAGCTCCTATAAGATAATTCTGACCTCTTTgcctagaaagctttcgatatACCATGGATAGACCCtgagctcatgtcccacaagctTTCAGTACACCCCGGATTACGACCTGTACATTAGCACAGGCAGAAGCTCCGACCAGAATGGGCTCAAGTggtggaagaacaagtacaagcccTCTTAGAAGCTGGCTTCATCAAAGAGGTCAAGTATCCGGCATGGCTGGCAAATGTAGTGTTGGTCAAGAAACAAAACGACaagtggaggatgtgcgtcAACTACACTGACCTGAATAAGGCGTGTGCtaaagacccatatccacttCCCAGTATTGAtacctgttcataccctgggtcgagctgttcgACCCGAGATGTTCTACagataaagcgaccgacctcttcaagtCAGGACAAACCGACCTcctctcaaagagctcggccaaatcacagGAAAGctcaataaagggcccaaatagaggaacacgaccccaATCCAAAGGCaccccaagcctatagagataaaggcggttcccatgaaagataaagataaagataaaagataagataactaacttatcttatctgcaGAGGtaactctacaccattataaatacactggagcacccaggtataactcatactctgattctactcaatacctgcttaatacccttgctaacttaagcattggagtcccttgcaggtactcTGCACCCTCCgaggacgaaggatcagcaccactacAAAGTCCATCAGATCGGACTCCACAGCTCTGACcagcatagaagatctcgtccgagatcgacctacagttttaggtaaccttcgaaacattggcgccgttgtcggggaaccctgaagtcatcccatcaccatggcagacgaccatgacaacgaccataCCTCAAATCTAGAGGAAAAAATGCCGCATAAAAATGGGGACACCACCCCCAAAAGATACTTCCCAAAATAACAACAAGAAAaactccccaaacgagggagccatggatgcatttcaagaccggttaaaacaacttgaggaagaagCCCTACGCCAACGAGAGGCCGAGAAGGACCTACAAAGGGAAATAAGGCAACGCTGggaattggagaacaaactcctaaaacttgaggCCGATGTCAAGACGAAAGCCAGCCGATCCACTCTTGAAGATAGCAACTGCAAGgagcaagatccattcaccagatatgaccttatacgacggcactacagatcccagccatcatcttagtaacttcagaagcagaatgtatctcaccgacgTCTCAGATGCaattcgttgcaaagcctttcgaactactttaacaaaatagcaattagatggttcgacaacctccctcctaggtccatctcaagttttGACAACATGGCTAAGAAATTCCTGgctagattctccatccaaaaggacaaagctaaacatgctcCAAGCTTACTGGGAATCAGACAAAGAGAACGGGAAACCCTgtgcaactacatggagagattcaacaagaaATGCATGGATATACAGAACCTTCCAACAGAAGCCGCtattatgggcctcattaatggcttgcgagaagggccctttagtcaatctatatcaaagaagtaccccgcatctctaaacgaggtgcaggaacgagcaaaaaagtacatcaacatagaGGAAAACTCCCAattaggagagacctcgaaGGCCGGGTTCACACcccgggataaagacaaagattccacaaaaaaggaagatcgacatggagagaaaataaaaaataccacaattacacccctcttcgggtgtctcttgtggatgtatatagagaggtttgcaacatgaaaaaaataccaccatctcgaccactcaaaggcaaaaaaggaggaggaaaccgggctaaatattgtgaataccatcgaatctacgggcactccaccaatgagtgtttcgacttaaaaaatgtcatagaaaagctcgtatgagaaggaaagctagatcgatatctggccacccatgatgatgaacaaagaaaaagaagaagagcagaagatgtcgAACCAACCGCGCGATCATCTCgaacgccagaaagacatgtccacatgatacactgCGGATTTtccgggggaggaatctccaaatcatctcgcaaaagacatctcaaagaagtatatcacgtCGCAGGAAAGGAGGAAGCACTCGACACCCCggcgatcacttttaccaaggaagacgtATTCGGCGTTGCAtcagggcatgacgatcccatggtcatcactattatactggtAAACGCAAATCTTCACCGCATGTTGATAGATCAGGGGAGCTCcaccgatatcttattcaaaactgctttcgacaaactcggcttggaagaaaaagaactcagagtaTATCCGGACAGCCTAtttgggctaggagataccccagtACAACCGATGGGATACATCTCGATCCACACAACTTTCGAAaaaggaagtcagtcaagaatactcaaaatagattacatcgtagTCAACGTAAGTTCCGcgtacaatgccctaataggtcagataacgttaaatcagctcggcgtaatagtctcgactccgcatctgtgcatgaagttcccaactacaGGAGGAATAGCCACGATAAAGGCAGATTAGAAGATGGCGCATCACTGTTACAATGAACGTCTAgacctcagaggcaaaggagaataattccacacaattgagctcggtggagttcattGGCAGGAAGAGCTCCGCCCACAAcatgaaggagaaatagaaaaaatccagatcggggataccccagaccaaacaaccaatattggcacactcctaaaaggagacataaaagaatcactcatacaatTTCTACGAGACAgcgccgacctctttgcatggaaggccgcagatATGCCAAGCATAAATCCtaaactaatgtgccacaagctagcagtctatccaggatctcggccggtacaacaaaagcgtagaaagctaggaccagaacgctctcaagctgtggaagaacaggtacaagctctactggaggcaggttcCATAAGataagtcaaatacccgctatggcttgctaatgtcgtattggtaaaaaagtcaaacggGAAGTGGAAAATGTGCACTaactataccgatctcaacaaagcctgcccgaaagatccttatccactcccaaacatcgacactctggtagatgcctcctccggatataaatacctctccttcatggatgcatactcgggatataaccaattCCCAATGTACCCaaccgaccaagaaaaaacctcattcttaaccccaaaggcaaattactgctacgTTGTTATACCCTTTGGTCTTAAaaacgcgggagccacttaccaaagattaatgaacaaagttttttcgaatcacatcggaaagatcatggaggtctacgtagacgacatgttagtaaagacgcaaaacgaagagatgttattatccgacctaacacaagtattcaacactataagacgacacggcatgcgactcaatcccgtaaaatgtaccttcgcagtagaagctggtaaattcttgggttttatgatcacacagagaggaatcgaggcaaacccgaACAAATGCAGGgccgtactcgacatgaaaagtctgacttgtgtcaaagaggtacaacaactcaacgagaagttggcagccttgtccagattcctgactgggtcagcaataagatctcttcccttctacgccactctaaggaagggaaaggagtttgaatggacagcagaatgcgagcaagccttccaagacttcaaaagatTCCTTGGACGGCCACCTATAATAAGTCGGCCacaggaaggagaaccactcatgtTGTACGTCGCGGTGggaaatcgggcaatagcctcagcactggtccgagaagacaaCAGCAGGCAACAACtcatatactttatcagcaaagcattacaaggatccgagctgaactaccagaaaatagaaaagttcgcttacgctctcattataacatctcgacgactttgtccatatttccagtctcacaccatcaaagttcggaccaaccagcccataaaagggatcttacagaaaacagacttggcaggcagaatcttagaatgggcagtcgagttatccgaattcgaccttcaatacgaagctcggacggccatcaaatctcaatatctggccgactttattGCGGAATTCACGGACACACCGAaaatccccacagaatggaatctatatgtggatggctcctcaaataaaacagaaagtgGCACGGGCATAATAATTGAAAGCTACCAGgaaacccaaatcgaactctccctcaaattcgggttcaCTGCCTTAAAtaatcaagcggaatatgaggtactactagctggtttgaaactggcgggaggttggagctcaaaagcttatcatcttcagtgattcacaggtagttacttcacaaataacaggaagctaccaagccaaagatcccactatgaaaacaAAACCAGGAAACAGCTTGGACAATTCAGAGAGTATGAGATTCATCACATACCCTGAGAACAAAATGCCCaggccgatgcactctcaaaactagccagcaccaaatcaggaggcaataatagaagccttatccaaaaaattctacagaatccatcaatctcagaagaagaaaaagtcctagccataacaggtcgcgatcagggatggatgactcctataattaattacctcagaACAGAAGCCCTCCGtacagatgagaaagaggcaaagaggttaaaaagggaagcacaatactataccatcataaataatactctatacaaaagagggatttcaatgccattgctaaaatgcgtgccgacttccaacacaaaagatgtcctagaagaagtacacagtggcatttgtggcaatcacctcggagcgcaggcactcgccaaaaaagtacttcgggcagaattttattggccaaccctacaaaaagaagccacagaatttgtaaagacatgttcaccatgtcagaaacatgccaactttcacaccgCTCTGCCAGAagaactcatcagcgtaacctcaccttggccatttgcaaaatagggactcgatctcctcggaccttttcctcaaggatcaggacaagtcaaattcctcatagtaggaatagactacttcacaaaatggatcgaggcaaaacccctagccaacgccacagCTCAAAAAAGTTggaaattcttatatagaaacatAGTCATaaggttcggagttccatactccatcaccacagacaatggtacccaattcacagacacaggcttcagaaaactagcggccgacttgaatataaaacaataattcacctctgttgagcacccccaagctaatggacaagctgaagctgctaacaaagttatattagtaggattaaaatggagattacaggatgcaacGGGAGCTTGGGCTTAGGAGCTTttgcaagtcctatgggcatatcgaacgactccacattccacgacaaaggagtcacccttc
This portion of the Arachis duranensis cultivar V14167 chromosome 6, aradu.V14167.gnm2.J7QH, whole genome shotgun sequence genome encodes:
- the LOC107494622 gene encoding 40S ribosomal protein S27-2, whose amino-acid sequence is MVLQNDIDLLNPPAELEKRKHKLKRLVQSPNSFFMDVKCQGCFNITTVFSHSQTVVVCGNCQTILCQPTGGRARLTEGCSFRKKGD